One window of Tepidanaerobacter acetatoxydans Re1 genomic DNA carries:
- a CDS encoding sulfide/dihydroorotate dehydrogenase-like FAD/NAD-binding protein, translated as MFQIIDKKDLAPSIKQFVVDAPLVAQKARPGQFIILRIKEGGERIPLTIADYDTQKGTITIVFQEVGKTTKELGTLKAGDYLADFVGPLGKAVEFSNHKKVLGIGGGLGVAPLYPKLKMLHENGAEVISIIGAKTADMLIMEEEIKAVSDKTYVCTDDGSKGRHGFVTVVLKELLEQGEKFDEIIIIGPPILMKIGTEIAKPYNIPIMVSLNPIMIDGTGMCGGCRVTVGGETKFVCVDGPAFDGSKVDFDELMKRLQTYTSEEKLALDKYHSERGACKCHQ; from the coding sequence ATGTTTCAGATAATAGACAAAAAAGACCTAGCACCATCTATCAAACAGTTTGTTGTAGATGCGCCGCTAGTAGCTCAAAAAGCCCGGCCCGGGCAGTTTATAATCCTGCGGATAAAAGAAGGTGGAGAAAGAATCCCCCTTACGATAGCTGACTATGACACACAAAAGGGCACTATAACAATAGTATTTCAAGAAGTGGGCAAAACAACCAAAGAACTAGGAACACTTAAAGCTGGGGATTACTTGGCAGACTTTGTAGGTCCATTAGGCAAGGCAGTAGAATTTTCAAACCACAAAAAAGTCCTCGGAATTGGCGGAGGACTTGGAGTAGCCCCACTATATCCAAAACTCAAGATGCTGCATGAAAATGGAGCTGAGGTAATCAGCATCATTGGTGCAAAAACAGCTGATATGCTTATAATGGAAGAAGAAATAAAGGCGGTCAGTGATAAAACATATGTGTGCACAGATGACGGTTCAAAAGGGCGTCATGGCTTTGTCACTGTAGTTCTTAAGGAGCTGCTTGAGCAGGGAGAAAAATTTGATGAAATCATTATCATAGGCCCGCCAATACTGATGAAAATTGGGACAGAAATTGCTAAACCATATAATATACCTATAATGGTCAGCTTAAATCCAATTATGATAGACGGTACAGGCATGTGCGGAGGCTGCAGGGTGACAGTGGGTGGAGAAACTAAGTTTGTGTGTGTAGATGGTCCTGCATTTGATGGAAGTAAGGTAGATTTCGATGAACTTATGAAACGGCTCCAAACATATACAAGCGAAGAAAAATTAGCATTAGATAAATATCATAGCGAAAGGGGTGCCTGCAAATGCCATCAATAA
- the gltA gene encoding NADPH-dependent glutamate synthase: protein MPSINRSKTKTPMPSQDAKLRSKNFNEVALGYTEEDAINEAQRCLNCKKPSCMEGCPVQVQIPRFIKHIAEKNFESAISVIKETNSLPAVCGRVCPQEEQCEQKCVLAKRGDPVGIGRLERFAADWERQQGVKIPDRANPIGKKVAIIGSGPAGLTCAGDLAKLGYDVTVFEAFHEPGGVLIYGIPEFRLPKEIVKQEVDFLKKLGVNVQTDMVMGKVLTVDDIFEKGYEAVFIGTGAGLPKFMKIPGENYLGVYSANEFLTRINLMKAYKFPETDTPVKVGKKVAVVGGGNVAMDSARSALRMGAEEVYIVYRRSESEMPARKEEFEHAKEEGIIFKFLTNPTRIIGDEKGWVKGLECIQMELGEPDASGRRRPVPIKGSEFTLDMDTVVIAIGTGPNPLLIEATEGLKLNKYGYIETDEDGRTSKEGVWAGGDIVTGSATVILAMGAGKKAAQSIHEYLQGK from the coding sequence ATGCCATCAATAAACAGAAGCAAAACAAAAACCCCCATGCCTTCACAAGATGCAAAATTGCGCAGCAAAAACTTTAATGAAGTTGCCCTAGGCTATACAGAAGAAGATGCAATAAATGAGGCCCAGAGATGTCTAAACTGCAAGAAACCTTCATGCATGGAAGGTTGTCCGGTACAGGTTCAAATACCTCGTTTTATTAAACATATAGCAGAAAAAAACTTTGAAAGCGCCATAAGCGTTATAAAAGAAACCAATAGTCTTCCGGCAGTATGCGGAAGAGTTTGCCCTCAAGAAGAACAGTGTGAGCAAAAATGCGTACTGGCAAAAAGAGGAGACCCGGTAGGCATTGGGAGACTTGAAAGATTTGCGGCTGATTGGGAGCGGCAGCAGGGGGTAAAAATTCCTGATAGAGCTAATCCCATAGGTAAAAAGGTGGCAATAATAGGTTCCGGTCCTGCAGGTCTTACTTGCGCCGGAGATTTAGCCAAGCTAGGCTATGATGTTACAGTATTTGAGGCTTTTCATGAACCTGGCGGAGTCTTGATTTATGGTATACCTGAGTTCCGATTACCGAAAGAAATAGTAAAGCAAGAAGTAGATTTCTTAAAAAAACTTGGTGTAAATGTACAAACAGATATGGTTATGGGTAAGGTATTGACAGTAGATGATATTTTCGAGAAGGGATATGAGGCTGTATTTATAGGAACAGGTGCAGGCCTGCCCAAGTTTATGAAAATTCCCGGGGAGAACTATCTAGGTGTATATTCGGCTAATGAATTTTTAACGAGGATAAATCTCATGAAGGCCTACAAATTTCCTGAAACCGATACACCGGTGAAGGTTGGCAAGAAAGTAGCAGTTGTAGGTGGAGGCAACGTAGCTATGGACTCGGCAAGATCTGCTCTTAGAATGGGAGCTGAAGAGGTATACATAGTTTACAGACGATCGGAATCAGAAATGCCTGCAAGAAAAGAAGAGTTTGAACATGCTAAGGAAGAGGGAATTATTTTTAAATTCCTGACAAATCCAACCCGCATAATCGGCGATGAAAAGGGATGGGTAAAAGGCTTGGAATGTATTCAAATGGAACTTGGCGAGCCTGATGCCTCGGGCAGACGCAGGCCGGTTCCCATAAAAGGTTCGGAATTCACCCTGGATATGGATACGGTAGTGATTGCCATAGGGACCGGTCCAAACCCTCTACTAATTGAGGCTACGGAAGGTCTTAAGCTCAACAAGTATGGGTATATTGAAACCGATGAAGATGGCAGGACTTCAAAAGAAGGAGTCTGGGCAGGCGGAGATATAGTTACTGGTTCGGCTACGGTTATCTTAGCAATGGGTGCCGGCAAGAAAGCTGCTCAATCGATACATGAGTATCTGCAAGGTAAATAA
- a CDS encoding acyl-CoA dehydratase activase-related protein, whose amino-acid sequence MKIGIPRALAYYAYYPFLETFFEKLGFDVVVSDETTKEIMDLGIEDAITDACVPIKLFHGHVRNLKDRVDYVLVPRLVKIKHDATFCPKFLGLPDMLSCSIPQFKNMLEVRVDLKRGRLDLFMLCMKFAKKFKKSFFKAYNAYLKALLSFKNYTHQFLQGGIPPLGIVGQKKNSPICLAVLGYPYMLYDSYLSLDLIKKLINMGVYVVTPEMLREKDKQKQAGKLKKTLFWTFSNEVIRSAYCLFENQNVDGIIHVTAFGCGPDFIVDKLMEIDAKKYEMPYLTITLDEQTGQEGLNTRLEAFVDMLKIKKAKKEAAMA is encoded by the coding sequence ATGAAGATAGGTATTCCTAGAGCACTGGCTTATTATGCCTACTACCCGTTTCTGGAAACATTTTTTGAGAAGCTGGGTTTTGACGTGGTGGTATCTGACGAAACAACTAAAGAAATTATGGATTTGGGTATTGAAGATGCTATCACTGATGCCTGTGTTCCTATTAAATTATTTCACGGTCATGTGCGGAATCTCAAGGATAGAGTTGATTACGTGCTAGTTCCACGGCTAGTGAAGATAAAACATGATGCTACCTTTTGCCCTAAATTTTTAGGATTGCCGGACATGCTCTCTTGTTCCATACCGCAGTTTAAAAATATGTTAGAAGTAAGGGTGGATTTAAAAAGAGGCAGACTTGACTTATTTATGCTCTGCATGAAATTTGCCAAGAAGTTTAAGAAAAGTTTTTTTAAAGCATATAATGCATATTTAAAAGCATTACTCAGTTTTAAAAATTACACTCATCAATTTCTGCAAGGAGGTATCCCGCCTCTGGGAATTGTTGGGCAGAAAAAAAATAGTCCCATATGTCTTGCGGTTTTGGGCTATCCATATATGCTCTATGATTCATACTTAAGTTTGGATCTTATAAAAAAACTGATAAATATGGGTGTATATGTGGTTACTCCTGAGATGCTTAGGGAAAAGGATAAACAAAAACAAGCAGGTAAACTTAAAAAAACGCTTTTCTGGACATTTAGCAATGAAGTTATAAGGTCGGCATACTGTCTTTTTGAAAATCAAAATGTTGATGGAATAATACACGTTACAGCCTTCGGATGTGGCCCTGACTTTATTGTTGATAAACTTATGGAAATTGATGCTAAGAAGTACGAAATGCCATATCTGACTATAACACTTGATGAGCAAACTGGTCAGGAAGGTTTAAATACAAGGCTTGAAGCTTTTGTTGATATGCTGAAAATAAAAAAAGCAAAGAA